A genome region from Carya illinoinensis cultivar Pawnee chromosome 2, C.illinoinensisPawnee_v1, whole genome shotgun sequence includes the following:
- the LOC122301732 gene encoding uncharacterized protein LOC122301732 has protein sequence MVLFFENMIKVLNDSEMQEFVMVARQLWLRRNSFIYKNKFLPPNCLLRETSLRLQLLKEEEDKIQTQKEGQQTKNLAEKWQSPPANWFKVNWDGAVDKTKCMIGIGVVVRDEKGQIIATMRHKKMQLPDPLLTESYGALIAVQFAKDLGLTQIELEGDSLLIAKALQEENEAWSSTSMFICETRT, from the coding sequence ATGGTGTTGTTCTTTGAGAACATGATCAAAGTTCTCAATGATTCAGAGATGCAGGAATTTGTGATGGTAGCTAGACAGTTATGGCTGAGAAGAAATTCTTTTATCTACAAAAACAAATTCCTACCTCCAAACTGTCTACTCAGAGAAACCAGTTTGAGACTACAGCTGCTAAAAGAAGAGGAGGACAAAATTCAGACTCAAAAGGAGGGCCAACAGACAAAGAATTTAGCTGAGAAGTGGCAAAGTCCTCCTGCAAACTGGTTTAAAGTCAATTGGGATGGGGCAGTAGacaaaacaaaatgcatgattGGCATAGGTGTAGTTGTAAGGGATGAGAAAGGTCAGATCATAGCAACAATGAGGCACAAGAAGATGCAACTCCCCGACCCTCTACTAACAGAATCTTATGGGGCTTTAATAGCTGTTCAGTTTGCCAAGGATCTGGGATTGACACAGATTGAATTGGAGGGTGATTCACTCCTGATAGCAAAGGCACTACAGGAGGAAAATGAAGCGTGGAGCAGTACCAGCATGTTTATCTGTGAGACTAGAACTTAG